Within the Acidobacteriota bacterium genome, the region GCGGTCGGACGGTTGGGACCGGCTACGGAGCTGCTGATGGCACGAAACAGAAGTTCACCCAAAAAGAAAGAGACAGTGAATCGGGCCTCGACTACTTCCTTGCGAGGTACTACTCGTCGGCGCAGGGAAGATTCACAAGCGTCGATCCCCTTATGGCGAGTGCTAGTGTCACCGCGCCGCAAAGCTGGAACCGATATGCTTACGCGTTTAATAATCCTCTAAGGTTCATTGATCCGGATGGCCAAGAGGTAAAGGTGTTAGATGAAAAGGCGTTGGAGTACATCAGGAGCACATTGCCAAAAGCGGTAAGGGATCGAGTGAAGCTCGACAAGAACGGAATGATCGATAGAAAGGCCCTGAATGGAATCAAGAGCAAGGACAAAAACGTTCTCGATTTGAAGGCGTTGGCTAACTCATCTAGCGTCATCGAGGCCGCGACCGGGAAGGGCGTTTCTGGCCAGCCTGAGTTCTCATACACGTCAGTCGAGCAAGTAAGAAAAGAGGTAATTGACGCGCTCGTCAAGCGAGGTGAGGACCCGAAAGACGCAGCTGAAGTAGCAAAGGAAGTCAGTCTGCCGACCGAGTTCCTTGGGCGCACTCAGACTGCGAATGAGAGTGGATCGGGAAATCCGCGGGTCGTAGTCTCGGACGGTACTGGAGCGGCGGCTACCGCCCCGATGCAGGAACTCGTTGTCACTATGGCACACGAGCTTTACGGACACGGGTTGCCTTTGACTAAAGGGAAACCTTGGGGGCACGACAATGGTGGTCCTGTGGACGTGAACATCAGACGAATTGAGCAGCAAACAAAGCGCAACTTTCCAGGACCGCAGGCCACGCCACAAAGTCCTCGGCCTAAGAAACCCTGAGACAGCGAGTTTCTAAGTCAGAGTCTTTAACGCAGCCTACCAAGGAGAAACGTATGTTTATACTCCCGATGTTGTTAGTTATTTATGGGATCTTCCTTGACAATCCAGCGACAGAGAAAGTCGCAATAGAGCTTAGTTTCTGCAACTTCGAGCTTCCCGACTCTGTGAAGATTAGCAATGCCAGCTTTGATGTCATTTACTCCTTTGAGATCGGTGATGACGGACGCCCTGCTAGAATTGCCAAAGTGTTGGATGATTACGTAGGTAAAGAACGGGTTTCTAGTTGTCTGGCAGACTGGCGCTTTCAAGGTGTACAAAGAGGCCTACGAATGATCGCGCTCTTTCGCTGGCAACACGGAGAGGGATGGGTGCACGCCAGTGCATCTGGCCCGGGGTTGTCTCAACGAGTGAAGATCACAGGAGAGCGCTGTCCTTATCAACGTCCGCAATCACGAGACCTTAAACGGACCACGATTACTCACCGAAGGAAAGCCGCAAGACGGCAGGCACTTGAGCGCGCGTTCTCTCCCCTTGTGTAAATCACAAAAAGATATCAGTGCCATCCCCCTGTGGGGCGTCGGCGCAAGGGGGGATGAACCGCAGCGCGCGGCGGCGGTGTCGTTTCCGCCGCAAGCGCGAGGAAGATATTGGAGGACCTCAAGCGCGTAATCGAGCACGGCACCTCGGAGCTTTCGTCCGAGAGTTGAATAGTGAGCATTGACCTTGGAGCATCGGCGATGCGGGCTTGATCGCGGCACTCATCCGGCATATGCTGAGCGTGAGTTGCTTCTCTCTTTAGCCGCTTCTTAGTTGCGTTTTGAGAGGCCCTGATCTTTGACAACTTGCACACGCGGCGGGGGTTGGCGGGAGTCACTGCGCGTTCTTAACCCAAAAAGAAAGAGACAATGAATCGGGGCTGGATTACTTTCTTGCTAGGTACTACTCATCGCCGCAGGGGAGATTCACATCTCCTGATGAGTTTAACGGGGGACCCGTCGAATTCTTTGCGGCAGCCGCATCAGCTAATCCGACCTTCTATGCTGACATAGTCGACCCGCAGACTCTCAATAAGTATCAGTATTGTCTCAACAACCCGCTGAAGTACGTTGATCCTAATGGACATCAAGAAAAGAAGAGTTTGACGGAGCAGCTGAAAAACTCCATGAGGGCCGTTGCCGAGTATTTTGGAGTATCAAGTAAGCCCGTCAAAACTGAGGATGATGCTAATCCGAACAACCCAGAGAATAAGAATTATGGTCCCGGTGGTGTCCTGCCAAGCAGCAGCGATGTAGCTGGAAAGACCTTTGAGACATACGCAAAGGCTGTAGACAAGTACACCGACGTTCTTGAGTTTCTAGACCCTGTAGGCGGCGCCAGCTTTGTCCGAGCCTTTATGAAGGGGGATGCCGGAGGCGCGACGTTAGCAGGGGCGGGAATTGTTTTCGGTAGTAAAGCGTCTGTAGAGGCGCTCAATATTCTAAGAACGGCCGGGACTCATGAGGTTTTGGAAGTTTCGGGACGCTTCGGAATTCAGAAACTAATTCCGACCCGGCAAGAAGCTGAGAAGTTGATTGCAGCTGCAGGCGGACGTATCCAGAGGATAGAGAAGGCTCATAAAGGAGAGGGCCACGCATACGCACACATCAATTACTACCTTGGTGGCGATCCAAAAAAGACGGCAACCATTCGGGTTCAAAGCGTGGGTAAAGAATTCCACCGAACGCCAAAAAAGATAGTCGACTAGAGTAGCCTCGAAGTTGCCCAAGGTCAGTGCGGTCGACCGGGGGATATAAAATGAACTACCGAGTCCCGACCAAGGAATTCATCCGAGCGTGGTACGAATGGCAACATACGCCGGAGCCTGTTTCCAATTTTAGGCGTCGTCGCGCAGCCGCACCCACGTACCAGATTGAGTGTGACTTGGACCATCTGGCAAGCAGCATATACTCACTTGGTAGTGGGGTGATTGGCCGGGCAAGTTGGGATCCTGCCGAGCTTGCTTCTGAGCAAATCCTTGAACTCGAGAGGATAGGTTCTGAACTAGAAGGTTGCGCAATATCGGATACCGACAGGGACCAGTTCACGAATTATCTGTCGGTTACAATCGCTCTGCTCGAAGAGTTGATGAAGCTTGGCGGAGGAGACGAAAAGGTTCCCAGCCACCCGACCGAAGGAACAGGATAGCTAGCCCGATCCGGTTGAACTTCCTATGCTGAGCAACTTGGTCGCTTCTCGCTTTAACCGCCTTTTGGTAGTTGCTTTTTGGGCGACCCTGATCTTTGACAGCTTGCACAACCAGCCGGGGTTGGCGGGAGTCACTGCGCGTTCTTAACCCAAAAAGAAAGAGATAGTGAATCGGGGCTGGATTACTTCCTCGCGAGGTACTACTCATCGGCTCAAGGGAGGTTCAATAGTCCTGATGAACCACTCGTCGGCCAAGACGAGGAAGATCCCCAGACCTGGAATCTGTATGCCTACACATCAAACAATCCAATAAACCGGGATGATCCAGATGGCCTGTGGGAAGTTGTCTGGGGTCTTCATAATCTCTTGCCGGACAGCGGAGAATCAGAGCTAAGGAGTGTTGCCGAAAGAGAGATAAGGGAACTCTTGGCGAAAGGCCGGGTATCTCTGTTTCGACGTAACGGAGTCGAAGGCGAAGAAAGACCGCTTCCGCCGGATGAGGTAGCGTCTGCACTCTCGGACCAGAAAAACTGGGAAGAACCGAAGGCTAATTCGATGCAAATTCTCATAGGCGCTACGGAAGAAGGAGAACGTGTTTACTACTCGTTGGAGACGGGACCATAATGTAATCTACTGTCGCAGAGGAACCCCAGGGAGCCGACCCGCAAATTACGCCTACAGAGTTCAATCCGTGTGATCGTCTGGCTCTTGAGCATCCGTGCTGGCTGTTTATGATTGGCCATCGGAGGCGTCAAGGGTAAAGAGAGATCGGAAGGTCATCCGATAACCGTGGCTTATAACTCCGAAGACAACCGAGCGCGCCACTAGAAAGTAGTGTCACGCCGGTTGCGTCGTCGTCATACTACGCCAGACCCTTCGAGACGCAGCGACCAGAATGGCGCAAGGGGGGAGCCAACCGGAGCGCGCGGCGGCGGTGTAGTTTCCGCCGCAAGCGCGAGGAAGATATCGGGGCGTACGATAACGCGTATTGTGTTGTCGTGCAGCGCAAGTGCCACTGGCTTTTTTTAGTGGCACGCGCGCTGCGTCGACGAACATAATGCCGCGTTATCGGATGACCCTTCCGGTTAGACAAACTCTCTCGCCACGAGGGGACTTCGGACTACGACGCGCGGTTCTAATCGATTGAAGGGGAGGTGGTCAGGATCGCCCTTACATTGATCATCGCGCGGCACCGCTGGCCCGCTGAACTACAAGCTCGACGTTGCAGTCGGCTATGATTTCTTTTATCGAATTGGTTAGAGCGGCTGTGACCTTAACCCGAACATGTTGATTCGGCTGTACGCGAGCGATGCTGCCGTCGGCAAGTTTCACTTCAAAGATGATTCCGCATTCACCGCGGTTGTTGTCGAGCAACCAATGCAGGCGCTCCAATCTTTTTTCATCGACCGAATCGACATCGAAGTGCAGCACCACAGTTCGCGCGGCTCGCTCGCGAATGTTCTCGAGCGGTTGGACCTCATCGGCGATAATGGTAATCGAGCCGCCGTCATCTATCTCGAGCCGGCCGCGCACCAGCACAGGGGTGTCACTCTGCATCACGCCGTTCGCCTTGCTGAACACGTCGGGCCATGCGACGACCTTGACCGATCCGAATTGATCTTCGAGTTGAAACAAACCGAAGCGGTCTCCCTTCTTCGTCGTGCGCACGTTGAGGTCCATCACCACGCCGCCGAGCGTCACCACGGAACCATGACTGAGACCGGACAACCGATCGACGTCCGCATCGGCGAAATCCTTGAGCGCTGCTTCGTAGTTGGACAGCGGGTGACCGGAAATGTAAAAGCCGAGTGTTTCCTTCTCGCCTTTTAGGAGTTCGTGATGCTGCCACTCCGGAACATCGGGGAGCGGGGGCTCAACGGCCGGCATCGAGGCGCCGAGCGCGCCAAACAGATCGGTCTGCCCGCTTGCACGCGAGCGTTGAACGCGCTGGCCGCTTTCAATAGCCGAGTCACTCGCTGCGAACAACCGCGCGCGGCTCTGTTGTACCGAATCAAACGCGCCGGCGCGAATCAGGCCCTCGAGCACTCGTTTGTTGACGGCTCGGGAGTCGACGCGTTCGGTGAAGTCGAAGCTCGACGAGAAAGGCCCGCCGGCATTGCGGGCATCGACAATCGAAGAGACTGCCGACTGACCTATACCTTTGATCGCGGCAAGCCCGAATCGAATCGAGTTACCGGCGGCGGTGAAATTGTCGAGGCTCGCGTTCACATCCGGCGGGAGAATCTGGATGCCTTGTGACCGCGCTTCGTTGATGTACCTTACGACCTTGGCGGTGTTGTTCAATTCGTTCGAAAGCACCGCCGCCCAGAAGTGCGTCGGATAGTGCGCTTTCAGATATGCGGTCTGATAAGCAAGGTACCCGTATGAAAATGAATGCGCGCGGTTGAAAGCGTAGTCGGCGAATCCTTCAAAGCTTTGCCACAATTTTTCAAGCCTGCCTGCGTTGTGACCGCGCTCTATCGCTTGCCTCAGAAACTTTTCCTTGTGCTTGTCGAGTTCCTCACGCTTCTTCTTGCCCATCGCGCGGCGTACAAGGTCCGCTTCGCCTAACGAGTAGCCTGCGAGCTTTTGGAATACTGCCATTAGCTGTTCTTGATACACGCAAATCCCAAGCGTGTTGCCCATGATCTCTTTTAGCTCGGGGAAGTCGTAGCGCACCTGGCGGCGCCCGTGTCTGCGCTCGATGTAATCGTCCACCCAACCGCTGTCGATCGGTCCGGGCCGGAAAAGCGCGTTGAGCGCGGACAGGTCTTCAAGCCCCTCAGGTTTGAGTCTGCGGCAGAGGTCTTTCATGCCGCCGGATTCAAACTGAAAGATCGCTTCGGTCTTGCCTTCGGCGAACAGTTGCAGGGCGCCGCGATCATCGAGCGGGATCTTTGTGAGATCAACCGTCGTGCCCGTTTCGCGCGCGATCGATTTCAGGCAGTCGTCGATGATCGTCAACGTAGTCAGCGCCAGGAAATCCATCTTCAGCATCCCGGTCTTCTCGAGATCGTTCATCGGAAACTGGGTCGTTATTTCATCGCGCGCCGTCTTCGAGATTGGCACAAGCTCGTATAGCGGCTTTGGCGAGATCACCACGCCTGCTGCGTGAACCGAAGCGTGACGCGAGCAGCCTTCGAGCCGTTGGGCTATCTCGATGACTTCGCGCACTCGCTCGTCGGTGTCTATGGCTTTCCTAAGATCGGGGTTCTGTTTGATTGCGTCTTCGATCGAAACGTTGCGCCCGCGCACCGGCGGTGGAATCATCTTGGCTATCTTGTCTACCTCGGAGTAGGGCATCTCGAGCGCGCGGCCGACGTCTTTGATGACCGCCTTCGAAGCCAGGGTGCCGAATGTGCTAATCTGCGAGACGTGATCGCGGCCGTAATAGTCGGCTACGTAATCGATCACCTTCTGACGGCCGCGCACGCAGAAGTCGATGTCGATGTCGGGCATCGACACGCGCTCCGGGTTCAGGAACCGCTCAAAGAGGAGGTCGTACTGAAGCGGGTCAAGATCGGTGATCCTCAGGCAATAAGCCACAAGCGAGCCGGCCGCCGAGCCTCGCCCCGGCCCGACCGGGATTTTGTTCTGTCGCGCATAGGCGATGAAGTCCCAAACGATCAGGAAGTAGCCTGCGTAGCCCATCTTCATTACCACGGCGATCTCTTGTTCGAGCCGCGCGCGGTAGTCATCGAGACCGCATTTGCGGTCGGGCCGGTCCTTGAGATCAGCCCATCTTTCTTCAAGCCCGGCCCGCGCGCGCTTGGTGAAGTAGCTGTCGGCGGTTTCGCCCTCCGGCACCCGGTACACGGGCAAATGGTTCTGGTCCTTTGGCAGCTCGAGCTCGCACATCTCGGCGATGGCGACAGTGTTCAAAAGCGCTTCCGGCAGATCACCACCGAAGATTCCCCACATCTCCGCAGCCGATCTGACGTAGAACTCGCCTTCCTTGTACTTGAGCCCGCGCTTCTCGTTCACCGTCTTGCCGGCGCCGATGCACACAAGGATGTCGTGCGCGCGCCAGTCGTCCTGCATCAGGTAATGACAATCGTTCGTCGCGGCCAGCGGTATCCCCGTCTTCTTCGACAGCGCGATCATCCCCGGAATGACTGTCTGTACCTCTTGTTCGAGGCCGTGGTTTTGAACTTCGAGGTAATAGTTGCCTTTGCCCAGAATGTCTTCGAACTCTTTGGCCTGGCGGGCGGCTTCATCGAACTTGTCGGAGAGAAGGAGCGATGACGGCACACCCGAAAGACAGGCAGAGAGGGCGACAATCCCCTCGCTGTGCGCGGCCAGCAGTTCTTTGTCGATGCGCGGTTTGTAGTAGTAGCCCTGGGTGAATGAGAAGGACGACAGCTTCGCGAGATTGTGATAGCCCTGCAGATTCTTGGCGAGCAAAATGATGTGGTTCGTGCCCTTCTCCCCGGATGCGTCGCCGCGATCAGTGTGCTTGCCCTTGGCGATGTAGGCTTCCATGCCGATGATGGGCTTGATGCCCGATGACTTCATCTGATTGTAGAAGGAGATCGCGCCGTACAGGTTTCCGTGATCGGTGACGGCTACGGCGCGCGCGCCAAGTTCCTGGGCGCGCTGAGCGAGTGGCTTGATTTTGATTGCCCCGTCCAAGAGACTAAAATCAGTGTGCAGATGAAGGTGTACAAAGTCTTTTTCGTTCATAGTCCCGTTTCCGGAGCCTCTGTTTTTGATAAGAGACTCAGCTATATGCACTGCCGGACCGTGGTTGTGGAAGCGTGTTCAGATGATAGCGAACTCGGCTCTACGGTTCGGGAGTCTAGCACAGTCGGCATAAGGTGTATACCGCAAGTTGTAGGGGGAAGAGAGCGACGTACAATATATTGACAAAAGTCGCTTGATCGGAAATGAATATCGAGATACGCTTTCCGTCT harbors:
- the dnaE gene encoding DNA polymerase III subunit alpha, with the translated sequence MNEKDFVHLHLHTDFSLLDGAIKIKPLAQRAQELGARAVAVTDHGNLYGAISFYNQMKSSGIKPIIGMEAYIAKGKHTDRGDASGEKGTNHIILLAKNLQGYHNLAKLSSFSFTQGYYYKPRIDKELLAAHSEGIVALSACLSGVPSSLLLSDKFDEAARQAKEFEDILGKGNYYLEVQNHGLEQEVQTVIPGMIALSKKTGIPLAATNDCHYLMQDDWRAHDILVCIGAGKTVNEKRGLKYKEGEFYVRSAAEMWGIFGGDLPEALLNTVAIAEMCELELPKDQNHLPVYRVPEGETADSYFTKRARAGLEERWADLKDRPDRKCGLDDYRARLEQEIAVVMKMGYAGYFLIVWDFIAYARQNKIPVGPGRGSAAGSLVAYCLRITDLDPLQYDLLFERFLNPERVSMPDIDIDFCVRGRQKVIDYVADYYGRDHVSQISTFGTLASKAVIKDVGRALEMPYSEVDKIAKMIPPPVRGRNVSIEDAIKQNPDLRKAIDTDERVREVIEIAQRLEGCSRHASVHAAGVVISPKPLYELVPISKTARDEITTQFPMNDLEKTGMLKMDFLALTTLTIIDDCLKSIARETGTTVDLTKIPLDDRGALQLFAEGKTEAIFQFESGGMKDLCRRLKPEGLEDLSALNALFRPGPIDSGWVDDYIERRHGRRQVRYDFPELKEIMGNTLGICVYQEQLMAVFQKLAGYSLGEADLVRRAMGKKKREELDKHKEKFLRQAIERGHNAGRLEKLWQSFEGFADYAFNRAHSFSYGYLAYQTAYLKAHYPTHFWAAVLSNELNNTAKVVRYINEARSQGIQILPPDVNASLDNFTAAGNSIRFGLAAIKGIGQSAVSSIVDARNAGGPFSSSFDFTERVDSRAVNKRVLEGLIRAGAFDSVQQSRARLFAASDSAIESGQRVQRSRASGQTDLFGALGASMPAVEPPLPDVPEWQHHELLKGEKETLGFYISGHPLSNYEAALKDFADADVDRLSGLSHGSVVTLGGVVMDLNVRTTKKGDRFGLFQLEDQFGSVKVVAWPDVFSKANGVMQSDTPVLVRGRLEIDDGGSITIIADEVQPLENIRERAARTVVLHFDVDSVDEKRLERLHWLLDNNRGECGIIFEVKLADGSIARVQPNQHVRVKVTAALTNSIKEIIADCNVELVVQRASGAAR
- a CDS encoding RHS repeat-associated core domain-containing protein; translation: EYDGENRQTKFNSTVGQYFYDGDGRRVKKIDGSGTTVFVYNVGGQLIAEYHNDPVPAPPGGGGTSYLTSDHLGSTRVVTKSDGSVKARYDYLPFGEELGATIGGRTVGTGYGAADGTKQKFTQKERDSESGLDYFLARYYSSAQGRFTSVDPLMASASVTAPQSWNRYAYAFNNPLRFIDPDGQEVKVLDEKALEYIRSTLPKAVRDRVKLDKNGMIDRKALNGIKSKDKNVLDLKALANSSSVIEAATGKGVSGQPEFSYTSVEQVRKEVIDALVKRGEDPKDAAEVAKEVSLPTEFLGRTQTANESGSGNPRVVVSDGTGAAATAPMQELVVTMAHELYGHGLPLTKGKPWGHDNGGPVDVNIRRIEQQTKRNFPGPQATPQSPRPKKP